The Fibrobacter sp. UWB16 genomic interval TTTTTATAGCGGAGATTCCGTTGACAGATCATGTGCCAGAAAAGAGCAATATTGGCGGATTAAATGGCGGATTAAATGGCGGATTAAATGGCGGATTAAAAATTGAACTAAATGAAACACAGCAGAAAGTGTTCCTGGAAATCACAAAAAGACCTGGAGTTATGATAAAAGAACTTTCCGGCAGACTACAAATACCTATTGACACACTTGATAAGGTTGTTTCGTCTTTGCGTAAAAAAGAACTTATTGAACGTCGTGGTTCTAAAAAGACTGGCGGCTATTGGGTAAAAAAGGAACCTACGTCCACAAACTGGTAATAAACATCGGACTTGCTATTTCGTTCCGAAAATGCGGTCGCCGGCATCACCGAGGCCGGGGCAAATGTAGGCAACCTCGTTCAGGCAGCGGTCCAGATGCCCGACATAAATCTGGACATCGGGGTGTGCGTCGTGCAGTTTTTTCAAGCCTTCGGGAGCGGCGATGATGCACATGAACTTAATCTTCTTGCCACCGTGTTTCTTTATCATGCTGATGGCATCGGCGGCAGACCCGCCAGTCGCAAGCATGGGGTCCACGACTACGATTTGCCGCTCGTCAATCGGGTCTGGGAGCTTGCAGTAGTATTCCACCGGTTCGTGCGTGCTTTCATCCCGGTAAAGTCCGATGTGGCCCACTTTTGCTGAAGGGACCAGCGCCTGCATACCGGAGACCATGCCGAGCCCCGCGCGTAGAATCGGAATCAGGGCGAGCTTTCGCCCGGCAAGCACCGGCGTAGTGCATTTTTCAATGGGGGTCTCGATTTCCTTGTCTTTAAGCGGGAGGTCCGCCAGGGCCTCGAACCCTTCGAGCATCGCGATTTCTTCGACAAGACGGCGAAATTCGTTAGTGCCCGTTTCCTTGTCGCGCAGGTGCGAAATTTTGTGTTGTATAAGCGGGTGCTTGAAAATGGTCACGTTTTCCATGTTTTCAAATTCGTTCATGGGAACCTATCCTTTCTTGCTTAGCATTGCATCTACAATAATACCTAAAATAAGGGCGACGGCAATATTCGTCAGTGTTACCGCTCCCACAGAAATAGTAATCCCGCCTATGCCGGTGATAAAAATTTAGCCGTTTAGAACTGTTCACGCTATGTGAAAAAAACTGCTTTTCATAATATACCAATTTGCTGATATAATATATTATTAATAATAATCAAGATAGCATGGGGTGTGAATATGAAAAAGAAAATCCTTCTTGCGGCAACGCTTGTAACCGTTTCGTCCATGTTAATGTCCTGCGGTGACGATGATTCCGTCAGCAAGGATTTTGACGAAGACGACCCCATTCTGGATATCCCCGGAGATTCTCTCGGTCAGGAAAACCCCAAGGATTCCCTCGATCCAGTTCTGCCCAAGGACACGGTTGACTCGGTTCTGCCCAAGGATACCGTCAATTCCGTCCAGCCAAAGGATTCCCTTTCTCAGGAATTGCCTAAGGATTCTCTCGGCAATGACGAAA includes:
- the upp gene encoding uracil phosphoribosyltransferase — its product is MENVTIFKHPLIQHKISHLRDKETGTNEFRRLVEEIAMLEGFEALADLPLKDKEIETPIEKCTTPVLAGRKLALIPILRAGLGMVSGMQALVPSAKVGHIGLYRDESTHEPVEYYCKLPDPIDERQIVVVDPMLATGGSAADAISMIKKHGGKKIKFMCIIAAPEGLKKLHDAHPDVQIYVGHLDRCLNEVAYICPGLGDAGDRIFGTK